A stretch of Myxococcus hansupus DNA encodes these proteins:
- a CDS encoding tail fiber domain-containing protein, whose product MQGSRVFVALSCLTLAATGCGSEAPPAQNWEVGSGLRLGDDNVVSVAYGAGPGTVVEGNDPRLHDARPPLPGNEGYIQNGTQPQDASLSLAGTVSTKSGLFVDATAAVASPVPLLRVTNTHAAAPAWDALPVFKVDSGGGLLSRGEFVSGNGPLPMSSGVGTRLMWAPARGAFRAGTALDEWDDDNVGEYSWAGGNRTRASAYGAFSFGDQCAASGTVATCFGSANRASGTASFTSGASNIASGFASTAMGYTNTATGQGSVAIGYRVQAEGNYGVALGYRVSTGGRTGSFIWGDESTTTASTSTANNQFMIRAAGGVRLRTSSSLSTGCDLPAGSGVFSCTSDRNLKEDFRDVDGEALLAKVAGLPVASWRYKGEDGQVRHLGPVAQDFRAAFGLGTDDTSIGMLDIDGVNMAAIQALERRTRELHAKSAELDALKAELAALKASVAELKASLPRR is encoded by the coding sequence ATGCAGGGGAGTCGTGTGTTCGTCGCGCTGAGTTGCCTCACCTTGGCCGCCACGGGGTGTGGTTCGGAGGCTCCACCCGCCCAGAACTGGGAGGTGGGCTCGGGCCTCCGGTTGGGCGACGACAACGTCGTCAGCGTCGCCTACGGCGCCGGACCGGGGACGGTCGTGGAGGGGAACGACCCGCGCCTCCATGACGCGCGCCCGCCGCTCCCGGGGAACGAGGGCTACATCCAGAACGGGACGCAGCCCCAGGACGCCTCGTTGTCGCTCGCCGGGACGGTCAGCACGAAGTCCGGCCTCTTCGTGGATGCGACCGCCGCGGTGGCGTCACCCGTTCCGTTGCTCCGCGTCACGAACACCCATGCCGCCGCGCCGGCGTGGGACGCCTTGCCCGTCTTCAAGGTGGATTCCGGCGGCGGCCTGCTGTCCCGAGGCGAGTTCGTGTCGGGCAACGGGCCGCTTCCCATGAGCAGTGGTGTCGGCACGCGGCTCATGTGGGCACCGGCACGTGGTGCCTTCCGCGCCGGCACCGCGCTGGACGAGTGGGACGACGACAACGTGGGCGAGTACTCGTGGGCCGGCGGCAACCGGACCCGGGCCAGCGCGTACGGCGCCTTCTCCTTCGGTGACCAGTGCGCCGCCAGCGGCACGGTGGCCACGTGCTTCGGTTCGGCCAATCGGGCGTCGGGAACGGCGAGCTTCACCAGTGGCGCGTCCAACATCGCGAGCGGCTTCGCCTCCACGGCCATGGGGTACACCAACACCGCGACGGGGCAGGGGAGCGTGGCGATTGGCTACCGCGTCCAGGCGGAGGGGAACTACGGCGTCGCGCTGGGCTATCGCGTGTCCACGGGGGGGCGCACGGGCTCCTTCATCTGGGGTGACGAGTCGACCACCACCGCGTCCACCAGCACCGCGAACAACCAATTCATGATTCGCGCGGCGGGAGGCGTCCGCCTGCGAACCAGCTCCAGCCTGTCGACGGGCTGCGACCTGCCGGCGGGCTCGGGCGTGTTCTCCTGCACGTCCGACCGGAACCTAAAGGAGGACTTCCGCGACGTCGACGGCGAGGCCCTCCTGGCGAAGGTGGCGGGGCTGCCGGTGGCGTCCTGGCGCTACAAGGGCGAGGACGGGCAGGTGCGCCACCTGGGGCCCGTGGCCCAGGATTTCCGCGCCGCGTTCGGCCTGGGGACCGACGACACCAGCATCGGGATGCTCGACATCGACGGGGTGAACATGGCCGCCATCCAGGCGCTGGAGCGGCGGACGCGGGAGCTGCACGCGAAGAGCGCCGAGCTCGACGCGCTCAAGGCGGAGCTGGCGGCGCTGAAGGCGAGCGTGGCGGAGTTGAAGGCCTCGCTGCCCCGGCGTTGA
- a CDS encoding serine/threonine-protein kinase — protein sequence MTRPADGDLRIDEVLRNTYRIVSLLGRGGMGSVYLAQHLRLPGKQVAVKVLRGGDHLTPEIFARFRREAEIASRLGHPNIVEVHDYDTLENGNPFLVLEFLRGESLQSRLERGRLPLEDVVSFTRQMGSALQAAHGAGVIHRDLKPANVFLVPTDSGGVVGERVKLLDFGISKVLSSTTVQTQEATIIGTPQYMSPEQAQGKNREIDARTDVFALGCIVYEMMAGKPVFGSGSLAQMIFRVVYEPPEPLAPLCPEASPEAISAVMRALEKSANDRYPDVASFIADLTGTPLHSLSTTFGGQPAPRPQAPASGIALPSEGPPSLSSTVPPGSLRVAPDTGREGFDSTLPPGTGRLDLPPSTPQPQGFSPSATGQMGVAQPQGFSPSATGQMGVAQPQGFSPSATGQMGVAQPSAGMDPPGLEPTLISKQVPALPAPERPAQPSTAVSVPVPIPGSEAVAAAALLSATPSSTAPVAAPKGKGAVIGLTAAVLLASSLGLVWWLKDTSSGAVTPPPPVVDTRPTLDPPIANTQPPPSDPQAVATPPNPQTGTTGIQPPPSDPPTGTDTTGTTPGDVVANTTPDKPVTPRTPRPEPKETLSEQVRKLLKEGETALASGDAARAISLARSSQRAQRSTAVYSLLTRAYCQQKDLGGAVSEWPKVASAERAKVRKFCQKHDIEL from the coding sequence ATGACCCGACCCGCTGACGGGGACCTCCGCATCGACGAGGTCCTACGGAACACCTACCGGATTGTCTCCCTGCTGGGGCGGGGTGGGATGGGTTCCGTCTACCTGGCCCAACACCTGCGCCTTCCCGGCAAGCAGGTGGCGGTCAAGGTGCTGCGCGGCGGCGACCACCTGACGCCCGAAATCTTCGCGCGCTTCCGCCGCGAGGCGGAGATTGCCTCGCGCCTGGGCCACCCCAACATCGTCGAGGTGCACGACTACGACACCCTGGAGAACGGCAACCCGTTCCTGGTGCTGGAGTTCCTGCGCGGCGAGAGCCTCCAGTCCCGGCTGGAGCGCGGGCGCCTCCCCTTGGAGGACGTCGTTTCATTCACGCGGCAGATGGGCTCCGCGCTCCAGGCGGCCCACGGCGCTGGAGTCATTCACCGCGACCTCAAGCCGGCCAACGTGTTCCTCGTCCCCACCGACTCCGGCGGCGTGGTGGGCGAGCGCGTGAAGCTGCTCGACTTCGGCATCTCCAAGGTCCTCAGCTCCACGACGGTGCAGACGCAGGAGGCGACCATCATCGGCACGCCTCAGTACATGTCGCCCGAGCAGGCGCAGGGGAAGAACCGGGAGATTGACGCGCGCACGGACGTGTTCGCGCTCGGGTGCATCGTCTACGAGATGATGGCCGGCAAGCCCGTGTTCGGCTCGGGCAGCCTCGCGCAGATGATCTTCCGCGTCGTCTACGAGCCACCCGAGCCCCTGGCCCCGCTCTGCCCCGAAGCCTCGCCGGAGGCCATCTCCGCGGTGATGCGCGCGCTCGAGAAGAGCGCGAACGACCGCTATCCGGACGTCGCCTCCTTCATCGCGGACCTGACGGGCACCCCGCTGCATTCGCTGTCCACCACCTTCGGGGGCCAGCCCGCGCCGCGCCCCCAGGCGCCCGCGTCTGGCATTGCCCTGCCCTCCGAGGGCCCGCCCTCACTGTCCTCCACCGTCCCGCCCGGGAGCCTCAGGGTGGCCCCGGACACGGGACGTGAGGGCTTTGATTCCACGCTGCCTCCCGGCACGGGCCGGCTGGACCTGCCGCCATCCACGCCCCAGCCGCAGGGCTTCAGCCCCTCCGCCACGGGACAGATGGGCGTCGCGCAGCCGCAGGGCTTCAGCCCCTCCGCCACGGGCCAGATGGGCGTCGCGCAGCCCCAGGGCTTCAGTCCTTCCGCCACGGGACAGATGGGCGTCGCGCAGCCGTCGGCCGGGATGGACCCTCCGGGACTGGAGCCGACGCTCATCTCCAAGCAGGTCCCCGCCCTCCCCGCGCCCGAGCGCCCCGCGCAGCCGTCCACGGCCGTGAGCGTCCCCGTGCCCATCCCGGGCAGCGAGGCCGTCGCCGCCGCGGCCCTGCTGTCGGCCACGCCCTCCTCCACGGCGCCGGTGGCCGCGCCCAAGGGGAAGGGCGCCGTCATTGGCCTCACGGCCGCGGTCCTGCTGGCTTCGAGCTTGGGGCTCGTCTGGTGGCTGAAGGACACGAGCTCCGGCGCCGTCACGCCCCCGCCCCCCGTGGTGGACACGCGCCCGACGCTGGACCCGCCCATCGCCAACACGCAGCCGCCGCCTTCCGACCCGCAGGCCGTCGCGACGCCGCCGAATCCGCAAACCGGCACGACGGGCATTCAGCCGCCGCCTTCCGACCCGCCGACCGGCACCGACACGACGGGCACGACGCCTGGGGACGTGGTCGCGAACACGACGCCCGACAAGCCCGTGACGCCGCGCACGCCGCGTCCCGAGCCCAAGGAGACGCTGTCCGAACAAGTCCGCAAGCTCCTGAAGGAAGGAGAAACCGCGCTGGCCTCGGGTGACGCAGCCCGAGCCATCTCGTTGGCGCGCAGCAGCCAGCGGGCGCAGCGCTCCACCGCGGTGTACTCACTGCTCACCCGGGCCTACTGCCAGCAGAAGGACCTGGGAGGTGCGGTGAGTGAGTGGCCCAAGGTCGCGTCAGCGGAGCGTGCCAAGGTCCGGAAGTTCTGCCAGAAGCACGACATCGAGCTCTGA